In one Aromatoleum aromaticum EbN1 genomic region, the following are encoded:
- the tnpA gene encoding IS66 family insertion sequence element accessory protein TnpA, with amino-acid sequence MSTQSERVARWREHVERWRRSGQTQAAYSAAHGVSKKSLGYWIRRSRHESAREADSVLTLVAARPVGVAPPRQAGDVLSLCSPSGWRLQFGALPPAPWLAEVLAHGAT; translated from the coding sequence ATGAGCACACAATCGGAGCGCGTTGCGCGCTGGCGCGAGCACGTGGAGCGGTGGCGCCGCAGCGGTCAGACGCAGGCGGCCTACAGCGCCGCGCATGGCGTGAGCAAGAAGTCACTGGGGTACTGGATTCGGCGGTCGCGCCACGAGTCAGCGCGCGAGGCGGATTCGGTCCTGACGCTGGTGGCGGCGCGTCCTGTCGGCGTTGCGCCGCCACGGCAAGCGGGGGATGTGCTGTCGCTGTGCAGCCCGTCGGGCTGGCGCCTGCAGTTCGGTGCGCTGCCGCCGGCGCCGTGGCTCGCCGAGGTGCTCGCGCACGGGGCGACGTGA
- the tnpB gene encoding IS66 family insertion sequence element accessory protein TnpB (TnpB, as the term is used for proteins encoded by IS66 family insertion elements, is considered an accessory protein, since TnpC, encoded by a neighboring gene, is a DDE family transposase.), whose amino-acid sequence MIAPEQIWLAVEPIDMRLGIDGLSARLQNSLGRAPCDGSAYAFINRARTRVKVLRWDGTGVWLSQRRLHRGSFSWPAADTAVFALSAEQWQWLVAGVEWQRLSAAAPAHWRV is encoded by the coding sequence ATGATTGCGCCGGAGCAGATCTGGCTCGCGGTCGAGCCGATCGACATGCGTCTGGGCATCGACGGCCTGTCGGCACGGCTGCAGAACAGCCTGGGCCGCGCGCCGTGCGATGGCAGTGCGTACGCCTTCATCAACCGGGCCCGCACGCGCGTGAAGGTGCTGCGGTGGGATGGCACCGGAGTGTGGCTGAGTCAGCGGCGTCTGCATCGGGGCAGCTTCAGCTGGCCCGCTGCCGACACGGCGGTGTTCGCGCTGTCGGCCGAGCAGTGGCAGTGGCTCGTGGCGGGGGTCGAGTGGCAGCGCCTGAGTGCCGCCGCACCGGCTCACTGGCGGGTGTGA
- a CDS encoding IS66-like element ISAzo15 family transposase, translating to MDFAAELTAFDLPPALAQQVQRWVAQAADVARLEAELKLSKLKIEALVHEIATLKRLRFGARSETLPAGMKDLFDETLAADLAACEARLEALRDAAASEAEASPKAPPERPRAGRPPLPAHLERIEHRHEPESCSCAACGQDLVKIGEDVSEQLDIIPAKFFVHRHIRPQYACRHCETVSTAPVPAAVIDGGLAAPGLLAWVTVSKFVDHLPLYRLEQIARRSEVALPRSTQSEWIGRIGVALSPLYARLVEHLLAGTVLHADETPVEQLDPGRGKTKRAYLWAYRSNTLGADPPIILFDYQPGRGGQYPQAFLKGWKGMLMVDDYAGYKALLGGDIGELACMAHARRKYFELHQANKSPVAAEALRRIGELYALEEQARDVSIEARAELRAQYARPRLEAMYLWLVQTRKTVADGAALARAIDYSLKRWPALARYASRGDWPIDNNPIENAIRPIALGKKNWMFAGSEAAGKRAAVIQSLLATARANGFEPLAWLSDTLEKLPAWPNSRIDELLPIRKKESAQA from the coding sequence ATGGATTTCGCCGCCGAACTGACCGCTTTCGACCTGCCGCCCGCGCTCGCGCAGCAGGTTCAGCGGTGGGTCGCGCAGGCGGCCGACGTGGCCCGCCTGGAAGCCGAGCTCAAGCTGAGCAAGCTCAAGATCGAGGCCCTGGTCCACGAGATCGCCACCCTCAAGCGCCTGCGCTTTGGCGCGCGCAGCGAGACGCTGCCGGCGGGCATGAAGGACTTGTTCGACGAGACGCTCGCGGCCGATCTGGCCGCGTGCGAAGCCCGGCTCGAGGCGCTGCGCGACGCCGCGGCATCCGAAGCCGAAGCGTCTCCGAAGGCCCCGCCCGAGCGCCCCCGCGCCGGCCGCCCGCCGTTGCCGGCACACCTCGAGCGCATCGAACACCGCCACGAGCCCGAATCCTGCAGCTGCGCCGCGTGCGGGCAGGATCTGGTCAAGATCGGCGAGGACGTCTCCGAGCAGCTCGACATCATCCCGGCCAAGTTCTTCGTGCATCGCCACATCCGTCCGCAGTACGCCTGCCGGCACTGCGAGACGGTCTCGACCGCCCCCGTGCCGGCGGCGGTCATCGACGGCGGCCTGGCCGCGCCGGGGCTGCTGGCGTGGGTGACGGTGAGCAAGTTCGTCGATCATCTGCCGCTGTACCGGCTCGAACAGATTGCCCGGCGCAGCGAGGTGGCGCTACCGCGCTCGACACAGTCCGAGTGGATCGGGCGTATCGGGGTGGCGCTGTCGCCCCTCTACGCTCGACTGGTCGAGCATCTGTTGGCGGGTACGGTGCTGCATGCGGACGAAACCCCCGTCGAGCAACTCGATCCGGGGCGCGGCAAGACGAAGCGGGCGTATCTGTGGGCCTACCGCAGCAATACGCTCGGCGCCGACCCGCCCATCATCCTCTTCGATTACCAGCCCGGGCGCGGCGGGCAATATCCCCAGGCCTTCCTGAAAGGCTGGAAGGGCATGCTCATGGTCGATGACTACGCGGGGTACAAGGCGCTGCTGGGGGGCGACATCGGCGAGTTGGCCTGCATGGCCCATGCAAGACGCAAGTACTTCGAACTGCATCAGGCCAACAAGAGCCCGGTGGCGGCCGAGGCGTTGCGGCGCATCGGCGAATTGTATGCGCTCGAAGAGCAGGCGCGCGACGTCTCGATCGAGGCGCGCGCCGAACTGCGCGCGCAGTACGCCCGCCCGCGTCTGGAGGCGATGTACCTGTGGCTCGTGCAGACCCGCAAGACCGTGGCCGATGGCGCGGCGCTGGCGCGCGCCATCGACTACAGCTTGAAGCGCTGGCCGGCGCTCGCGCGTTACGCGAGCCGTGGCGACTGGCCGATCGACAATAATCCAATCGAGAACGCCATCCGCCCGATCGCTCTGGGCAAGAAAAATTGGATGTTTGCGGGTTCCGAAGCCGCCGGCAAGCGGGCCGCGGTGATTCAGTCGCTGCTCGCCACCGCACGCGCCAATGGCTTCGAGCCCCTGGCGTGGCTCTCCGACACCCTCGAGAAGCTGCCGGCCTGGCCCAACAGCCGCATCGACGAATTGCTGCCGATCAGAAAGAAAGAGTCTGCGCAAGCGTAA
- the mobH gene encoding MobH family relaxase, which translates to MAMLAAGFLLVAAVLAVWLIWASYHDRSGRRASCPAAPDAAGSPTATAGDARALAASRPGWLQVLDASTLIQVCNLAGALQQIHRESKLSQAVWERDFAPAIGQTLRYVQLLPASEAHHHAHVGGLAAHTVEVVHAAIAIRNGYLLPRGGAAEVVDRQRDHWTYAVIFAALLHDIGKPMTDLRVVLAERADGPLRPWLPMAGDMVAAGAAEYEVRFAPKAERDYGAHRRLPLVLAPRIVPATALAFLAREPSVMLELQAVWSGDDATSVLTEIVRLADRRSAASNLQQGPRSQFSAATTVPLIEQLMAAMRRLLRQGGLPLNRDGAAGWVADGAIWFVAKRLADAVREEIARVEPGGGESLPGASKNDRLFDTWQDYGVLERNPDTGQAVWYVEVRGGGYAHELAMLRFPLDKLFGSPDAYPAAFEGTMVVKPPRNARDRREAGEGTDAGQGEALARDTEEARPRPGKKCQGQDIPAPRPPHAASRLSDTTVTQAPQRRPAVPDPAATEEEDKDGFLSDDDSVTAQDDPNPKTLPRIPSPMSGPVTPFVREPTRSADTAQPNRMGSEGLGPSDAALRFMTWLQQGLADGSIPYNEAGAPVHFVPEGMALVSPRTFREFAALYGDDGTGPPHAPSGDKVGTGIQRHVIKARWHVVGSGNANVLHYTVLGRGAKPAGKLAAVVIKHPERWINPVPPANPNVVPFAQKTPSGTT; encoded by the coding sequence ATGGCCATGCTGGCTGCCGGATTCTTGCTCGTTGCGGCAGTGCTGGCCGTCTGGTTAATCTGGGCCAGTTATCACGACAGGAGCGGCCGTCGCGCGTCGTGCCCGGCCGCCCCGGATGCGGCCGGGTCACCGACCGCGACGGCCGGTGACGCGCGGGCGCTCGCGGCCAGCCGCCCGGGATGGCTTCAGGTCCTCGACGCCTCCACACTGATCCAGGTCTGCAACCTCGCCGGTGCGTTGCAACAGATCCACCGCGAATCGAAGCTGAGCCAGGCCGTCTGGGAGCGGGACTTCGCGCCCGCGATCGGGCAGACCCTGCGGTACGTGCAGCTCCTGCCGGCGAGCGAGGCGCATCACCACGCCCATGTCGGTGGACTCGCGGCCCACACCGTGGAGGTGGTGCACGCCGCGATTGCGATCCGCAATGGTTATCTGCTTCCGCGTGGGGGCGCTGCCGAAGTAGTCGACCGGCAGCGGGATCACTGGACCTATGCGGTCATCTTCGCCGCGCTGCTCCACGACATCGGCAAGCCGATGACCGATCTGCGAGTCGTGCTCGCGGAACGCGCGGACGGACCGTTGCGCCCGTGGTTGCCGATGGCGGGGGACATGGTGGCCGCTGGCGCAGCCGAGTACGAGGTCCGCTTCGCACCGAAGGCGGAGCGCGACTACGGAGCGCACCGCCGCCTGCCGCTGGTCCTGGCGCCGCGCATCGTGCCGGCCACGGCGCTCGCCTTCCTGGCGCGCGAGCCGTCGGTCATGCTCGAGCTGCAGGCGGTATGGTCGGGCGATGACGCAACGAGTGTGTTGACCGAGATCGTGCGCCTGGCCGATCGGCGCTCAGCAGCCAGCAATCTGCAGCAAGGGCCGCGCAGTCAGTTCAGCGCTGCGACAACCGTCCCGCTGATCGAGCAGCTGATGGCCGCGATGCGCCGGCTGCTGCGCCAAGGAGGATTGCCACTCAATCGGGATGGTGCCGCAGGCTGGGTCGCCGATGGCGCAATCTGGTTCGTGGCCAAGCGCTTGGCCGACGCGGTGCGCGAGGAGATCGCGCGTGTGGAACCCGGCGGCGGCGAGAGCCTTCCGGGCGCGAGCAAGAACGACCGCCTGTTCGACACCTGGCAGGACTATGGCGTGCTCGAGCGCAATCCGGACACCGGGCAGGCCGTCTGGTACGTGGAGGTGCGCGGTGGCGGCTACGCGCACGAACTCGCCATGCTCAGGTTTCCGCTCGACAAGCTTTTCGGCAGCCCCGACGCGTACCCGGCTGCGTTCGAGGGAACGATGGTCGTGAAACCGCCGCGCAACGCGCGTGACAGGCGAGAGGCGGGTGAGGGCACGGACGCGGGGCAGGGAGAGGCTCTCGCGCGCGATACTGAGGAAGCGCGGCCACGACCCGGCAAGAAATGCCAGGGTCAGGACATTCCCGCGCCCCGGCCGCCGCACGCCGCCTCCAGACTGTCAGACACGACGGTCACTCAGGCGCCGCAACGGCGCCCTGCTGTGCCGGATCCCGCCGCGACAGAGGAGGAAGACAAGGACGGATTCCTCTCCGATGACGACTCAGTGACTGCACAGGATGACCCGAATCCGAAAACATTACCCCGGATACCCTCGCCGATGAGCGGCCCCGTCACCCCATTCGTGCGTGAGCCAACGCGATCCGCCGATACCGCGCAACCGAACAGGATGGGCAGCGAAGGTCTCGGTCCAAGCGACGCCGCGCTGCGCTTTATGACATGGCTGCAACAAGGCCTGGCCGACGGCTCGATTCCATACAACGAGGCAGGCGCGCCCGTGCACTTCGTGCCCGAAGGGATGGCATTGGTCTCGCCGCGGACATTCCGCGAATTTGCCGCGCTGTATGGCGATGACGGCACCGGTCCGCCGCACGCGCCAAGCGGCGACAAAGTGGGAACCGGCATCCAGCGGCACGTCATCAAGGCGAGGTGGCACGTTGTCGGCTCGGGGAATGCCAACGTGCTCCACTACACGGTGCTCGGGCGGGGCGCGAAACCGGCTGGAAAGCTCGCTGCGGTGGTGATCAAGCATCCCGAGCGCTGGATCAATCCGGTTCCGCCCGCGAATCCGAACGTTGTGCCGTTCGCCCAGAAGACCCCATCGGGAACGACGTAG